In Struthio camelus isolate bStrCam1 chromosome 13, bStrCam1.hap1, whole genome shotgun sequence, the following are encoded in one genomic region:
- the PHYKPL gene encoding 5-phosphohydroxy-L-lysine phospho-lyase isoform X5, with the protein MRPAQRSREETLALRRQLIGSSCKLFFSDDPVKIVKAKGQYMYDEKGRQYLDCINNVAHVGHCHPDVVKAAHEQNQLLNTNSRYLHDNLVDYAERLSKTLPEKLCTFYFLNSGAYHGHLTSLIDISPYKFRNLEGQKEWVHVAPVPDTYRGIYREDHEDSVTAYANEVRSIIEQAHKRGRKIAAFFVESLPSVGGQIIPPAGYFQKVAEHVHKAGGIFIADEIQVGFGRVGKHFWAFQLQGEDFIPDIVTMGKPIGNGHPIACVATTKEVAEAFAATGVEYFNTFGGNPVSCAIGLAVLDVIEKEHLQAHATEVGNFLMNLLNQQKIKHPLIGDIRGTGLFIGVDLIKDQAERTPATAEAEYLITRLKEEYILLSTDGPGRNVLKFKPPMCFNMEDAKFVVDTIDKILTDMEKECLSQQETSTCFT; encoded by the exons ATGAGGCCGGCGCAGCGCTCCCGGGAGGAGACCCTGGCCCTGCGGAGGCAGCTCATCGG CTCTTCTTGCaagctctttttttctgatgatcCAGTGAAGATCGTCAAGGCAAAAGGCCAGTATATGTATGACGAGAAGGGAAGACAATATCTCGACTGCATTAACAACGTTGCTCATG TTGGACATTGTCACCCTGATGTAGTAAAAGCAGCCCATGAGCAAAATCAATTGTTAAATACAAATTCTCGTTATCTTCACGACAACTTGGTCGATTACGCAGAGAGACTTTCAAAAACACTACCTGAGAAGTTGTGCACCTTCTATTTTTTGAATTCTGG TGCTTACCATGGACATCTGACATCCTTGATTGACATAAGCCCATATAAATTCAGAAATCTAGAAGGACAAAAGGAATGGGTCCACGTG GCTCCTGTTCCAGACACATACAGGGGAATATACAGAGAAGACCATGAAGACTCAGTAACAGCCTATGCTAATGAAGTGAGAAGTATTATTGAGCAAGCACACAAGAGAGGCAGAAAG ATTGCTGCCTTCTTCGTTGAATCTCTGCCAAGTGTTGGTGGTCAGATCATTCCACCAGCTGGCTATTTTCAGAAGGTCGCAGA GCATGTGCACAAGGCAGGAGGTATATTTATTGCTGATGAAATTCAAGTTGGCTTTGGCAGGGTTGGCAAGCACTTCTGGGCATTCCAGCTTCAGGGAGAAGATTTTATACCAGATATTGTCACTATGGGGAAGCCAATAGGAAATGGGCACCCCATTGCCTGTGTAGCAACAACAAAAGAAGTTGCAGAAGCTTTTGCAGCCACAGGAGTGGAGTATTTTAATACA TTTGGAGGAAACCCAGTTTCATGTGCCATTGGACTAGCTGTGTTAGATGTGATTGAGAAAGAACATCTTCAAGCTCATGCCACAGAAGTAGGCAACTTCTTGATGAACTTGCTCAATCAACAGAAAATCAAGCATCCCCTCATTGGTGATATCAG gggTACTGGCTTATTCATTGGTGTGGACTTAATTAAGGATCAAGCAGAAAGGACCCCAGCCACAGCAGAAGCAGAGTATCTAATAACAAG GCTTAAGGAAGAATATATTCTACTGAGTACAGATGGGCCAGGGAGAAATGTGCTTAAATTCAAGCCCCCAATGTGCTTCAATATGGAGGATGCAAAATTTGTTGTGGACACAATTGACAAAATACTAACAG ATATGGAAAAGGAATGCCTGAGCCAACAGGAAACATCCACTTGTTTTACCTGA
- the PHYKPL gene encoding 5-phosphohydroxy-L-lysine phospho-lyase isoform X4, with amino-acid sequence MRPAQRSREETLALRRQLIGSSCKLFFSDDPVKIVKAKGQYMYDEKGRQYLDCINNVAHVGHCHPDVVKAAHEQNQLLNTNSRYLHDNLVDYAERLSKTLPEKLCTFYFLNSGSEANDLALRMARQYTKHEDIIVLDHAYHGHLTSLIDISPYKFRNLEGQKEWVHVAPVPDTYRGIYREDHEDSVTAYANEVRSIIEQAHKRGRKIAAFFVESLPSVGGQIIPPAGYFQKVAEHVHKAGGIFIADEIQVGFGRVGKHFWAFQLQGEDFIPDIVTMGKPIGNGHPIACVATTKEVAEAFAATGVEYFNTFGGNPVSCAIGLAVLDVIEKEHLQAHATEVGNFLMNLLNQQKIKHPLIGDIRGTGLFIGVDLIKDQAERTPATAEAEYLITRLKEEYILLSTDGPGRNVLKFKPPMCFNMEDAKFVVDTIDKILTDMEKECLSQQETSTCFT; translated from the exons ATGAGGCCGGCGCAGCGCTCCCGGGAGGAGACCCTGGCCCTGCGGAGGCAGCTCATCGG CTCTTCTTGCaagctctttttttctgatgatcCAGTGAAGATCGTCAAGGCAAAAGGCCAGTATATGTATGACGAGAAGGGAAGACAATATCTCGACTGCATTAACAACGTTGCTCATG TTGGACATTGTCACCCTGATGTAGTAAAAGCAGCCCATGAGCAAAATCAATTGTTAAATACAAATTCTCGTTATCTTCACGACAACTTGGTCGATTACGCAGAGAGACTTTCAAAAACACTACCTGAGAAGTTGTGCACCTTCTATTTTTTGAATTCTGG ATCCGAAGCTAATGATCTTGCCTTAAGAATGGCGCGACAGTATACAAAACATGAGGATATAATAGTTTTAGACCA TGCTTACCATGGACATCTGACATCCTTGATTGACATAAGCCCATATAAATTCAGAAATCTAGAAGGACAAAAGGAATGGGTCCACGTG GCTCCTGTTCCAGACACATACAGGGGAATATACAGAGAAGACCATGAAGACTCAGTAACAGCCTATGCTAATGAAGTGAGAAGTATTATTGAGCAAGCACACAAGAGAGGCAGAAAG ATTGCTGCCTTCTTCGTTGAATCTCTGCCAAGTGTTGGTGGTCAGATCATTCCACCAGCTGGCTATTTTCAGAAGGTCGCAGA GCATGTGCACAAGGCAGGAGGTATATTTATTGCTGATGAAATTCAAGTTGGCTTTGGCAGGGTTGGCAAGCACTTCTGGGCATTCCAGCTTCAGGGAGAAGATTTTATACCAGATATTGTCACTATGGGGAAGCCAATAGGAAATGGGCACCCCATTGCCTGTGTAGCAACAACAAAAGAAGTTGCAGAAGCTTTTGCAGCCACAGGAGTGGAGTATTTTAATACA TTTGGAGGAAACCCAGTTTCATGTGCCATTGGACTAGCTGTGTTAGATGTGATTGAGAAAGAACATCTTCAAGCTCATGCCACAGAAGTAGGCAACTTCTTGATGAACTTGCTCAATCAACAGAAAATCAAGCATCCCCTCATTGGTGATATCAG gggTACTGGCTTATTCATTGGTGTGGACTTAATTAAGGATCAAGCAGAAAGGACCCCAGCCACAGCAGAAGCAGAGTATCTAATAACAAG GCTTAAGGAAGAATATATTCTACTGAGTACAGATGGGCCAGGGAGAAATGTGCTTAAATTCAAGCCCCCAATGTGCTTCAATATGGAGGATGCAAAATTTGTTGTGGACACAATTGACAAAATACTAACAG ATATGGAAAAGGAATGCCTGAGCCAACAGGAAACATCCACTTGTTTTACCTGA
- the PHYKPL gene encoding 5-phosphohydroxy-L-lysine phospho-lyase isoform X3, with protein MYDEKGRQYLDCINNVAHVGHCHPDVVKAAHEQNQLLNTNSRYLHDNLVDYAERLSKTLPEKLCTFYFLNSGSEANDLALRMARQYTKHEDIIVLDHAYHGHLTSLIDISPYKFRNLEGQKEWVHVAPVPDTYRGIYREDHEDSVTAYANEVRSIIEQAHKRGRKIAAFFVESLPSVGGQIIPPAGYFQKVAEHVHKAGGIFIADEIQVGFGRVGKHFWAFQLQGEDFIPDIVTMGKPIGNGHPIACVATTKEVAEAFAATGVEYFNTFGGNPVSCAIGLAVLDVIEKEHLQAHATEVGNFLMNLLNQQKIKHPLIGDIRGTGLFIGVDLIKDQAERTPATAEAEYLITRLKEEYILLSTDGPGRNVLKFKPPMCFNMEDAKFVVDTIDKILTGNADQKAQTALQWLLMSCLKTSAEQLSLLFRIPKIQLEMVNAEHIRKLVFNSALKFPNKNRSKTKIFSLLTPQLYKT; from the exons ATGTATGACGAGAAGGGAAGACAATATCTCGACTGCATTAACAACGTTGCTCATG TTGGACATTGTCACCCTGATGTAGTAAAAGCAGCCCATGAGCAAAATCAATTGTTAAATACAAATTCTCGTTATCTTCACGACAACTTGGTCGATTACGCAGAGAGACTTTCAAAAACACTACCTGAGAAGTTGTGCACCTTCTATTTTTTGAATTCTGG ATCCGAAGCTAATGATCTTGCCTTAAGAATGGCGCGACAGTATACAAAACATGAGGATATAATAGTTTTAGACCA TGCTTACCATGGACATCTGACATCCTTGATTGACATAAGCCCATATAAATTCAGAAATCTAGAAGGACAAAAGGAATGGGTCCACGTG GCTCCTGTTCCAGACACATACAGGGGAATATACAGAGAAGACCATGAAGACTCAGTAACAGCCTATGCTAATGAAGTGAGAAGTATTATTGAGCAAGCACACAAGAGAGGCAGAAAG ATTGCTGCCTTCTTCGTTGAATCTCTGCCAAGTGTTGGTGGTCAGATCATTCCACCAGCTGGCTATTTTCAGAAGGTCGCAGA GCATGTGCACAAGGCAGGAGGTATATTTATTGCTGATGAAATTCAAGTTGGCTTTGGCAGGGTTGGCAAGCACTTCTGGGCATTCCAGCTTCAGGGAGAAGATTTTATACCAGATATTGTCACTATGGGGAAGCCAATAGGAAATGGGCACCCCATTGCCTGTGTAGCAACAACAAAAGAAGTTGCAGAAGCTTTTGCAGCCACAGGAGTGGAGTATTTTAATACA TTTGGAGGAAACCCAGTTTCATGTGCCATTGGACTAGCTGTGTTAGATGTGATTGAGAAAGAACATCTTCAAGCTCATGCCACAGAAGTAGGCAACTTCTTGATGAACTTGCTCAATCAACAGAAAATCAAGCATCCCCTCATTGGTGATATCAG gggTACTGGCTTATTCATTGGTGTGGACTTAATTAAGGATCAAGCAGAAAGGACCCCAGCCACAGCAGAAGCAGAGTATCTAATAACAAG GCTTAAGGAAGAATATATTCTACTGAGTACAGATGGGCCAGGGAGAAATGTGCTTAAATTCAAGCCCCCAATGTGCTTCAATATGGAGGATGCAAAATTTGTTGTGGACACAATTGACAAAATACTAACAGGTAATGCAGATCAAAAGGCACAGACTGCTTTACAGTGGTTGCTGATGAGCTGCCTTAAAACCAGTGCTGAGCAGCTAAGCCTGCTTTTCAGAATTCCTAAAATACAGCTGGAGATGGTAAATGCTGAGCACATACGGAAGTTAGTCTTTAATTCTGCTTTAAAGTTCCCTAACAAAAATAGAAGTAAGACTAAAATTTTTAGTCTACTTACTCCACAGTTGTATAAGACTTAA
- the PHYKPL gene encoding 5-phosphohydroxy-L-lysine phospho-lyase isoform X2, producing MRPAQRSREETLALRRQLIGSSCKLFFSDDPVKIVKAKGQYMYDEKGRQYLDCINNVAHVGHCHPDVVKAAHEQNQLLNTNSRYLHDNLVDYAERLSKTLPEKLCTFYFLNSGAYHGHLTSLIDISPYKFRNLEGQKEWVHVAPVPDTYRGIYREDHEDSVTAYANEVRSIIEQAHKRGRKIAAFFVESLPSVGGQIIPPAGYFQKVAEHVHKAGGIFIADEIQVGFGRVGKHFWAFQLQGEDFIPDIVTMGKPIGNGHPIACVATTKEVAEAFAATGVEYFNTFGGNPVSCAIGLAVLDVIEKEHLQAHATEVGNFLMNLLNQQKIKHPLIGDIRGTGLFIGVDLIKDQAERTPATAEAEYLITRLKEEYILLSTDGPGRNVLKFKPPMCFNMEDAKFVVDTIDKILTGNADQKAQTALQWLLMSCLKTSAEQLSLLFRIPKIQLEMVNAEHIRKLVFNSALKFPNKNRSKTKIFSLLTPQLYKT from the exons ATGAGGCCGGCGCAGCGCTCCCGGGAGGAGACCCTGGCCCTGCGGAGGCAGCTCATCGG CTCTTCTTGCaagctctttttttctgatgatcCAGTGAAGATCGTCAAGGCAAAAGGCCAGTATATGTATGACGAGAAGGGAAGACAATATCTCGACTGCATTAACAACGTTGCTCATG TTGGACATTGTCACCCTGATGTAGTAAAAGCAGCCCATGAGCAAAATCAATTGTTAAATACAAATTCTCGTTATCTTCACGACAACTTGGTCGATTACGCAGAGAGACTTTCAAAAACACTACCTGAGAAGTTGTGCACCTTCTATTTTTTGAATTCTGG TGCTTACCATGGACATCTGACATCCTTGATTGACATAAGCCCATATAAATTCAGAAATCTAGAAGGACAAAAGGAATGGGTCCACGTG GCTCCTGTTCCAGACACATACAGGGGAATATACAGAGAAGACCATGAAGACTCAGTAACAGCCTATGCTAATGAAGTGAGAAGTATTATTGAGCAAGCACACAAGAGAGGCAGAAAG ATTGCTGCCTTCTTCGTTGAATCTCTGCCAAGTGTTGGTGGTCAGATCATTCCACCAGCTGGCTATTTTCAGAAGGTCGCAGA GCATGTGCACAAGGCAGGAGGTATATTTATTGCTGATGAAATTCAAGTTGGCTTTGGCAGGGTTGGCAAGCACTTCTGGGCATTCCAGCTTCAGGGAGAAGATTTTATACCAGATATTGTCACTATGGGGAAGCCAATAGGAAATGGGCACCCCATTGCCTGTGTAGCAACAACAAAAGAAGTTGCAGAAGCTTTTGCAGCCACAGGAGTGGAGTATTTTAATACA TTTGGAGGAAACCCAGTTTCATGTGCCATTGGACTAGCTGTGTTAGATGTGATTGAGAAAGAACATCTTCAAGCTCATGCCACAGAAGTAGGCAACTTCTTGATGAACTTGCTCAATCAACAGAAAATCAAGCATCCCCTCATTGGTGATATCAG gggTACTGGCTTATTCATTGGTGTGGACTTAATTAAGGATCAAGCAGAAAGGACCCCAGCCACAGCAGAAGCAGAGTATCTAATAACAAG GCTTAAGGAAGAATATATTCTACTGAGTACAGATGGGCCAGGGAGAAATGTGCTTAAATTCAAGCCCCCAATGTGCTTCAATATGGAGGATGCAAAATTTGTTGTGGACACAATTGACAAAATACTAACAGGTAATGCAGATCAAAAGGCACAGACTGCTTTACAGTGGTTGCTGATGAGCTGCCTTAAAACCAGTGCTGAGCAGCTAAGCCTGCTTTTCAGAATTCCTAAAATACAGCTGGAGATGGTAAATGCTGAGCACATACGGAAGTTAGTCTTTAATTCTGCTTTAAAGTTCCCTAACAAAAATAGAAGTAAGACTAAAATTTTTAGTCTACTTACTCCACAGTTGTATAAGACTTAA
- the PHYKPL gene encoding 5-phosphohydroxy-L-lysine phospho-lyase isoform X1, which translates to MRPAQRSREETLALRRQLIGSSCKLFFSDDPVKIVKAKGQYMYDEKGRQYLDCINNVAHVGHCHPDVVKAAHEQNQLLNTNSRYLHDNLVDYAERLSKTLPEKLCTFYFLNSGSEANDLALRMARQYTKHEDIIVLDHAYHGHLTSLIDISPYKFRNLEGQKEWVHVAPVPDTYRGIYREDHEDSVTAYANEVRSIIEQAHKRGRKIAAFFVESLPSVGGQIIPPAGYFQKVAEHVHKAGGIFIADEIQVGFGRVGKHFWAFQLQGEDFIPDIVTMGKPIGNGHPIACVATTKEVAEAFAATGVEYFNTFGGNPVSCAIGLAVLDVIEKEHLQAHATEVGNFLMNLLNQQKIKHPLIGDIRGTGLFIGVDLIKDQAERTPATAEAEYLITRLKEEYILLSTDGPGRNVLKFKPPMCFNMEDAKFVVDTIDKILTGNADQKAQTALQWLLMSCLKTSAEQLSLLFRIPKIQLEMVNAEHIRKLVFNSALKFPNKNRSKTKIFSLLTPQLYKT; encoded by the exons ATGAGGCCGGCGCAGCGCTCCCGGGAGGAGACCCTGGCCCTGCGGAGGCAGCTCATCGG CTCTTCTTGCaagctctttttttctgatgatcCAGTGAAGATCGTCAAGGCAAAAGGCCAGTATATGTATGACGAGAAGGGAAGACAATATCTCGACTGCATTAACAACGTTGCTCATG TTGGACATTGTCACCCTGATGTAGTAAAAGCAGCCCATGAGCAAAATCAATTGTTAAATACAAATTCTCGTTATCTTCACGACAACTTGGTCGATTACGCAGAGAGACTTTCAAAAACACTACCTGAGAAGTTGTGCACCTTCTATTTTTTGAATTCTGG ATCCGAAGCTAATGATCTTGCCTTAAGAATGGCGCGACAGTATACAAAACATGAGGATATAATAGTTTTAGACCA TGCTTACCATGGACATCTGACATCCTTGATTGACATAAGCCCATATAAATTCAGAAATCTAGAAGGACAAAAGGAATGGGTCCACGTG GCTCCTGTTCCAGACACATACAGGGGAATATACAGAGAAGACCATGAAGACTCAGTAACAGCCTATGCTAATGAAGTGAGAAGTATTATTGAGCAAGCACACAAGAGAGGCAGAAAG ATTGCTGCCTTCTTCGTTGAATCTCTGCCAAGTGTTGGTGGTCAGATCATTCCACCAGCTGGCTATTTTCAGAAGGTCGCAGA GCATGTGCACAAGGCAGGAGGTATATTTATTGCTGATGAAATTCAAGTTGGCTTTGGCAGGGTTGGCAAGCACTTCTGGGCATTCCAGCTTCAGGGAGAAGATTTTATACCAGATATTGTCACTATGGGGAAGCCAATAGGAAATGGGCACCCCATTGCCTGTGTAGCAACAACAAAAGAAGTTGCAGAAGCTTTTGCAGCCACAGGAGTGGAGTATTTTAATACA TTTGGAGGAAACCCAGTTTCATGTGCCATTGGACTAGCTGTGTTAGATGTGATTGAGAAAGAACATCTTCAAGCTCATGCCACAGAAGTAGGCAACTTCTTGATGAACTTGCTCAATCAACAGAAAATCAAGCATCCCCTCATTGGTGATATCAG gggTACTGGCTTATTCATTGGTGTGGACTTAATTAAGGATCAAGCAGAAAGGACCCCAGCCACAGCAGAAGCAGAGTATCTAATAACAAG GCTTAAGGAAGAATATATTCTACTGAGTACAGATGGGCCAGGGAGAAATGTGCTTAAATTCAAGCCCCCAATGTGCTTCAATATGGAGGATGCAAAATTTGTTGTGGACACAATTGACAAAATACTAACAGGTAATGCAGATCAAAAGGCACAGACTGCTTTACAGTGGTTGCTGATGAGCTGCCTTAAAACCAGTGCTGAGCAGCTAAGCCTGCTTTTCAGAATTCCTAAAATACAGCTGGAGATGGTAAATGCTGAGCACATACGGAAGTTAGTCTTTAATTCTGCTTTAAAGTTCCCTAACAAAAATAGAAGTAAGACTAAAATTTTTAGTCTACTTACTCCACAGTTGTATAAGACTTAA